A window of the Cellvibrio sp. pealriver genome harbors these coding sequences:
- the trpD gene encoding anthranilate phosphoribosyltransferase — MEIKQALTKLVARIDLSTEEMISVMREVMTGGATPAQIGGFLVALRMKGETLDEITGAAMVMRELATPVDIDVPFLVDTCGTGGDGANLFNVSTASAFVVAAAGGRVAKHGNRSVSSSTGSADVLEAAGIKLDVTAEQVARCVREIGVGFMFAPAHHSAMRHAIGPRKELGMRTIFNMLGPMTNPARVKRQVIGVFNGELCKPMAEVLARLGSEHVMVVHAKDGLDEISLATETQVAELKNGEIREYTIKPEDFGMQSKSLIGLSVSNAEDSLLLIRDALGNRRGQYAEKAADIIALNAGAAIYVSGVASSLSDGVEMARDAIGSSLAGEKIRELAAFTQYLE, encoded by the coding sequence ATGGAAATCAAACAAGCATTAACAAAGTTAGTCGCGCGTATTGATTTAAGCACTGAAGAAATGATTTCAGTCATGCGTGAGGTTATGACTGGCGGTGCAACACCAGCCCAGATTGGTGGTTTTTTAGTAGCCCTGCGCATGAAAGGCGAAACGCTGGATGAAATTACCGGCGCAGCAATGGTCATGCGCGAACTGGCCACTCCCGTTGATATTGACGTTCCGTTTTTAGTGGATACTTGCGGCACTGGTGGCGATGGCGCCAATTTATTTAATGTATCTACTGCGAGCGCATTCGTAGTCGCTGCAGCTGGTGGCCGTGTTGCCAAACATGGAAACCGTTCCGTGTCCAGCTCAACCGGTAGTGCGGATGTTCTGGAAGCGGCTGGCATTAAGTTGGATGTCACTGCTGAACAAGTTGCTCGCTGTGTGCGTGAAATTGGCGTGGGTTTTATGTTTGCGCCAGCACATCACAGTGCGATGCGTCATGCTATTGGTCCGCGTAAAGAGCTTGGCATGCGTACGATTTTTAATATGCTGGGTCCTATGACTAACCCGGCTCGCGTGAAACGTCAGGTTATCGGTGTATTCAATGGTGAACTGTGCAAACCTATGGCAGAAGTACTGGCGCGTCTGGGTAGCGAACATGTGATGGTTGTGCACGCAAAAGATGGACTGGATGAAATTAGTCTGGCAACAGAAACGCAGGTTGCAGAATTAAAAAATGGTGAAATTCGTGAGTACACTATCAAGCCTGAAGATTTTGGCATGCAGTCCAAAAGCCTTATTGGTTTGAGTGTAAGTAATGCCGAAGACTCGTTGTTGTTGATTCGCGATGCGCTGGGTAATCGCCGTGGCCAGTATGCTGAGAAGGCTGCGGATATTATTGCATTAAATGCGGGCGCTGCGATTTATGTGAGTGGTGTTGCTAGTAGTTTATCGGACGGCGTTGAAATGGCTCGTGATGCCATCGGCAGTAGCCTGGCGGGTGAAAAAATCCGCGAATTGGCAGCATTCACCCAATATCTTGAATGA